In Aedes albopictus strain Foshan chromosome 3, AalbF5, whole genome shotgun sequence, the following are encoded in one genomic region:
- the LOC115257832 gene encoding uncharacterized protein LOC115257832: MSPYSSFSSGELLLHLAAEVLELAGNAARDNKKTRIIPRHLQLAIRNDEELNKLLSGVTIAQGGVLPNIQAVLLPKKTEKKTTFSSGELLLHLAAEVLELAGNAARDNKKTRIIPRHLQLAIRNDEELNKLLSGVTIAQGGVLPNIQAVLLPKKTEKKTTA, encoded by the exons ATGTCGCCGTACTCATCT TTCTCTTCTGGTGAATTGCTACTCCACCTGGCTGCGGAGGTGCTCGAGTTGGCGGGAAACGCTGCCCGTGACAACAAGAAAACCAGAATCATCCCTCGTCATCTGCAGTTGGCCATCCGCAACGACGAAGAGCTGAACAAACTGCTGTCCGGCGTGACCATCGCCCAGGGCGGTGTCCTGCCGAACATTCAGGCCGTTCTGCTGCCCAAGAAGACCGAGAAGAAGACGACG TTCTCTTCTGGTGAATTGCTACTCCACCTGGCTGCGGAGGTGCTCGAGTTGGCGGGAAACGCTGCCCGTGACAACAAGAAAACCAGAATCATCCCTCGTCATCTGCAGTTGGCCATCCGCAACGACGAAGAGCTGAACAAACTGCTGTCCGGCGTGACCATCGCCCAGGGCGGTGTCCTGCCGAACATTCAGGCCGTTCTGCTGCCCAAGAAGACCGAGAAGAAGACGACGGCATAG